Proteins encoded in a region of the Streptomyces liliiviolaceus genome:
- a CDS encoding LysR family transcriptional regulator, whose product MDLTVWRTFVTVCRLGSLSAAAAELHHTQSAVSRQIAGLERQLGVSLIERHARGVRPTAAGEVFRGHALATLNEADRAVRAVREVHDGAADRLLAIGAPPSLAAGLVPEAIRSLLELTGPARWSLRPGLSAALHHRVVTGDLDIAVVTDAPPGLPHDPRVDRRFLGLDDMVVVLPVGHARAGSGPVPIQDLADQTWVEDNDGSAALLRQHAARAGAAARIDLNAADLPGKLALVATGHAIALIPGVLTGALRTDVTTVSLVDPPTRGLYTVAPRRDPHPSAALLHDRLAAAFGALRTT is encoded by the coding sequence ATGGATCTGACGGTGTGGCGGACCTTTGTGACCGTGTGCCGGCTCGGGTCGCTGTCGGCGGCCGCCGCCGAGCTGCATCACACGCAGTCGGCCGTCTCCCGGCAGATCGCCGGCCTTGAGCGGCAGCTCGGCGTGTCGCTGATCGAGCGTCATGCGCGCGGCGTGCGTCCCACGGCCGCCGGTGAGGTGTTCCGGGGCCACGCCCTGGCCACGCTCAACGAGGCGGACCGTGCCGTTCGCGCCGTACGGGAGGTGCACGACGGGGCCGCAGACCGGCTGCTGGCGATCGGCGCGCCGCCGTCCCTGGCCGCGGGACTCGTCCCCGAGGCCATCAGAAGCCTGCTGGAGCTGACCGGACCCGCGCGGTGGAGCCTGCGGCCCGGCCTGAGCGCAGCTCTGCACCACCGCGTGGTCACCGGCGATCTCGACATCGCCGTCGTCACCGACGCCCCGCCCGGACTGCCCCATGACCCACGGGTCGACCGTCGCTTTCTCGGCCTCGACGACATGGTCGTCGTCCTGCCCGTCGGCCATGCGCGGGCCGGATCCGGCCCGGTACCCATACAGGACCTGGCCGATCAGACCTGGGTCGAGGACAACGACGGCTCGGCGGCGCTGCTGCGCCAGCACGCCGCCCGCGCCGGAGCCGCCGCGCGTATCGACCTCAACGCGGCCGATCTGCCAGGGAAGTTGGCCCTGGTCGCGACCGGCCACGCCATCGCGCTGATTCCCGGGGTACTGACGGGTGCGCTACGGACCGACGTCACCACCGTGTCCCTCGTCGACCCGCCGACCCGCGGCCTCTACACGGTCGCACCACGACGTGACCCCCACCCCTCCGCGGCGCTCCTCCACGACCGGCTCGCCGCGGCCTTCGGCGCACTCCGCACGACCTGA
- a CDS encoding nuclear transport factor 2 family protein, producing the protein MTAQHTIAVLGLGRMGEAVATRLAAQGRQVLGWTRSGRTSGSFDTTDDPHEAVAKADVVLLALFDGPACRQVLDTVEGSLRADTMVVNLGTIAPAEASELARRLGASYVHAPVLGSVPAVAAGALQILTAADPDTLDRVRPVLEALGTVRRVDDASTAAALKLIANSSLAGAVLALRDALQQADALGLSRTQALDVLELGHLGGFVARKRPFLDSEPKAAMAVGTAAAPAGGTADFTIAALAKDMNLLAAASDMPLRCVSELANTPGGPESDIAVAATAPAPADAVLAPLRAYIRGHATGDPGHFRAAFLPTAHIEGVRDGVFVSWPLDEYCALFDGSPAPDEPARSRRIDTVDVHGTVATATMTLRHGPDTFTDVFLLVRVDDRWRVANKAYHRHL; encoded by the coding sequence ATGACCGCACAGCACACGATCGCCGTCCTCGGCCTGGGACGCATGGGCGAAGCCGTCGCGACACGACTCGCCGCACAGGGCCGGCAGGTTCTCGGCTGGACACGCTCGGGGCGCACGTCGGGCTCCTTCGACACGACCGACGATCCGCACGAGGCCGTGGCGAAGGCCGATGTCGTACTGCTCGCCCTGTTCGACGGCCCGGCCTGCCGACAGGTCCTCGACACGGTCGAGGGCTCCCTGCGGGCCGACACGATGGTAGTGAACCTCGGCACGATCGCCCCGGCCGAGGCCTCCGAACTGGCCCGACGCCTCGGCGCCTCCTACGTCCACGCGCCCGTCCTCGGCTCCGTGCCCGCGGTCGCCGCGGGTGCCCTCCAGATCCTCACCGCCGCCGACCCGGACACGCTCGATCGGGTCCGGCCTGTCTTGGAGGCGCTGGGCACCGTACGGCGTGTCGACGACGCCTCCACCGCCGCCGCGCTGAAGTTGATCGCCAACAGCAGTCTCGCCGGGGCCGTCCTCGCGCTGCGCGACGCGCTGCAGCAGGCGGACGCCCTCGGCCTCTCCCGTACGCAGGCCCTGGACGTTCTCGAACTCGGCCATCTCGGCGGGTTCGTGGCCCGCAAACGCCCCTTCCTCGACAGCGAGCCGAAAGCCGCCATGGCTGTGGGTACGGCCGCGGCCCCGGCCGGCGGCACGGCCGACTTCACCATCGCGGCGCTGGCCAAGGACATGAATCTGCTGGCCGCCGCCTCGGACATGCCGCTGCGCTGCGTGTCCGAGCTGGCCAACACTCCCGGTGGCCCGGAGTCCGACATCGCCGTCGCCGCCACGGCCCCGGCGCCGGCGGACGCCGTGCTCGCCCCGCTCCGCGCCTACATACGTGGACACGCCACCGGCGACCCCGGCCACTTCCGCGCCGCGTTCCTGCCCACCGCGCACATCGAGGGCGTACGGGACGGTGTGTTCGTCTCGTGGCCCTTGGACGAGTACTGCGCTCTCTTCGACGGCAGTCCGGCGCCGGACGAGCCGGCCCGCTCCCGCCGCATCGACACCGTCGACGTGCACGGCACGGTGGCGACCGCGACGATGACGCTCCGGCACGGCCCGGACACCTTCACCGACGTCTTCCTGCTGGTCCGCGTGGACGACCGCTGGCGCGTCGCCAACAAGGCCTACCACCGGCACCTTTGA
- a CDS encoding alginate lyase family protein → MGKRVRRIAVLTSVALFVGLLGPAASAEPGAARTRSVDARADRSSGARPDTVVLDGGRLQQTKVRLQHGDPRLRRAVANLTGRADKWLDQGPWTVVDKPRPAPGGDVHDYLSQAPYWWPSRSPTADNPWGCPYVQRDGERNPEVDSGTDRLDLEKVFDSSYDLALAWHYTGKRQYAEKAAQVLRTWFLASATRMNPHLDHAQFIPCKYDGRAIGIIDFSQSYTAVLDAVAILESGAPAWSRADRAGMRQWNGDFLDWLTTSEFGRQEAAAANNHGTFYDLLVAGLASATGEKDLARRTVRDAAVTRVDPQIAADGSQPQELARTRSWHYSTFDLVAYTRLAAIGQHLGVDLWRHRGPDGQSLFQAVRYLLPAATGRAAWPHPELEFHRFAASDVVHAAADAGDREARQGVPLLEEPPGGDLWALRPAAEQLDSITG, encoded by the coding sequence ATGGGTAAACGAGTTCGCCGTATCGCGGTTCTGACGTCCGTGGCCCTGTTCGTCGGTCTGCTGGGCCCAGCCGCCTCCGCTGAGCCGGGGGCTGCCCGCACAAGGTCCGTGGACGCAAGGGCCGATCGCTCAAGTGGCGCGCGGCCCGACACGGTTGTCCTCGACGGCGGACGCCTCCAGCAGACCAAGGTCCGCCTCCAGCACGGCGACCCCCGACTCCGCAGAGCCGTCGCGAACCTGACCGGCCGGGCCGACAAGTGGCTGGACCAGGGCCCCTGGACGGTCGTCGACAAGCCGAGGCCCGCACCCGGCGGCGACGTCCACGACTATCTGAGCCAGGCCCCCTACTGGTGGCCGAGCCGATCGCCGACCGCCGACAACCCGTGGGGCTGCCCGTACGTCCAGCGCGACGGCGAGCGCAATCCCGAGGTCGACTCGGGCACCGACCGGCTGGACCTGGAGAAGGTCTTCGACTCGTCGTACGACCTCGCGCTCGCCTGGCACTACACGGGGAAGCGGCAGTACGCCGAGAAGGCCGCACAGGTGCTGCGGACATGGTTCCTGGCGTCCGCGACACGGATGAACCCACACCTGGACCACGCCCAGTTCATCCCCTGCAAGTACGACGGCCGGGCCATCGGCATCATCGACTTCTCGCAGTCCTACACGGCGGTGCTCGACGCCGTCGCGATCCTTGAGTCCGGCGCCCCCGCTTGGAGCAGGGCGGACCGGGCCGGCATGCGGCAGTGGAACGGCGACTTCCTCGACTGGCTGACGACCAGCGAGTTCGGCCGCCAGGAAGCGGCGGCGGCGAACAACCACGGCACGTTCTACGACCTGCTGGTGGCAGGTCTGGCGTCCGCCACCGGCGAGAAGGACCTGGCCCGCCGGACCGTACGCGACGCGGCCGTCACCCGCGTCGACCCCCAGATCGCTGCGGACGGAAGCCAGCCGCAGGAGCTCGCCCGGACCAGGAGCTGGCACTACTCGACCTTCGACCTCGTCGCGTACACCAGACTCGCCGCGATCGGGCAGCACCTCGGCGTGGACCTGTGGCGCCACCGGGGGCCGGACGGCCAGAGCCTGTTCCAGGCCGTGCGCTACCTGCTTCCGGCCGCCACGGGACGCGCCGCATGGCCGCACCCCGAACTCGAATTCCACCGGTTCGCGGCGAGCGACGTCGTCCACGCGGCAGCGGACGCAGGCGACCGCGAGGCGAGGCAGGGCGTGCCTCTGCTGGAGGAACCGCCGGGCGGAGACCTGTGGGCGCTACGGCCCGCGGCCGAGCAACTGGACTCGATAACGGGCTGA
- a CDS encoding DUF1996 domain-containing protein, with protein sequence MPRRSQLVSGSLIAGALLLTSLGLGGVAATAGTPPPPGDATAASTTHRASHMGHTMAASTAASPEDPDGDGYIPANPPVTGVSPSTKEPPHRYFHEFQANCSVSHTKPDDPIVYPQQPGKSHDHTFMGNRSTNANSTTSSLDGATTTCNAPGDRSGYWMPTLFKGDQPVLPVGQQVIYYKAGVTDYTSVRPFPKGLRFLVGSPTQSRDEFRGHRGFVEGWECGDSFFNVDFPTNCPSRPDVKLNIRFQAPSCWDGRYLDTPDHKSHMAYPVVNPGTNNNICPTSHPVALPMIEFKMAWPVNGDLSQVKLASGPSWSFHYDFFNAWDAPTLNALVGHCVVGGLQCDARGYDQTHPEAGAALDENYELP encoded by the coding sequence ATGCCACGGAGATCGCAGCTCGTCTCAGGAAGCCTGATCGCCGGCGCCCTACTGCTGACCTCGCTCGGTCTGGGCGGTGTCGCCGCCACCGCCGGCACTCCCCCACCGCCCGGCGACGCGACAGCCGCGTCCACCACGCACCGGGCCAGCCACATGGGTCACACCATGGCGGCGTCGACCGCCGCCTCCCCGGAGGACCCCGACGGCGACGGCTACATACCGGCGAACCCACCGGTGACCGGCGTCTCGCCGTCCACGAAGGAGCCGCCCCACCGCTACTTCCACGAGTTCCAGGCCAACTGCTCGGTGAGCCACACCAAGCCCGACGACCCGATCGTGTACCCGCAGCAGCCCGGCAAGTCCCACGACCACACCTTCATGGGCAACCGGTCGACGAACGCGAACAGCACGACCTCCTCGCTCGACGGGGCCACCACCACCTGCAACGCGCCCGGCGACCGGTCGGGCTACTGGATGCCCACCCTCTTCAAGGGCGACCAGCCCGTACTGCCGGTCGGCCAGCAGGTCATCTACTACAAGGCGGGCGTCACCGACTACACGAGCGTGCGTCCCTTCCCCAAGGGCCTGCGGTTCCTCGTGGGCAGCCCGACCCAGAGCCGGGACGAGTTCCGCGGGCACCGCGGCTTCGTCGAGGGCTGGGAGTGCGGTGACAGCTTCTTCAACGTCGACTTCCCGACGAACTGCCCGAGCCGTCCGGACGTCAAGCTCAACATCCGATTCCAGGCGCCCAGTTGCTGGGACGGCCGGTATCTGGACACACCGGACCACAAGAGCCACATGGCCTATCCCGTGGTCAACCCCGGCACGAACAACAACATCTGCCCGACGAGCCATCCGGTCGCCCTGCCGATGATCGAGTTCAAGATGGCCTGGCCCGTCAACGGCGACCTCTCCCAGGTGAAGTTGGCCAGCGGGCCGAGCTGGTCGTTCCACTACGACTTCTTCAACGCCTGGGACGCGCCGACCCTGAACGCGCTGGTCGGCCACTGTGTCGTCGGCGGGCTCCAGTGCGACGCGCGCGGCTACGACCAGACGCACCCCGAAGCCGGGGCGGCGCTCGACGAGAACTACGAACTGCCCTGA
- a CDS encoding discoidin domain-containing protein, which yields MSPTPSRTRRIAAPLTAGLLAAGALSLPAQQAHAAGSVVRVTGSQGNWQLTVDGSPYQVKGLTWGPAVADAGRYMPDVRSMGVNTVRTWGTDASSKALFDSAAANGIKVVAGFWLQPGGGPGSGGCVNYLTDTAYKNQMLDEFPKWVQEYKDHPGVLMWNVGNESVLGLQNCYSGDELERQRNAYTTFVNDITRKIHGIDPNHPVTSTDAWVGAWPYYKRNAPDLDLYAVNAYNAVCDIKSAWEQGGYTKPYIVTESGPPGEWEVPDDANGVPQEPTDQAKAAGYTRAWGCVTGHRGVALGATMFHYGTEYDFGGIWFNLLPAGQKRLSYYAVKRAYGADTSRDNTPPVVSALSVEGDAGKVQAGRDLTLAVGASDPDGDAISYEVLDNSMYVDRSGQLTPRPHTDLGGGRLRVTAPDRPGVWKIYVKATDGRGNVGVETRSIRVVPPVVDGTNLALNKPATASSYQTGGGDCPCTAAGAVDGKNDTRWASDWSDPQWLRVDLGTRSTFRHVQLVWETSYAKAYTIQTSDDGQSWRTVREVTDGNGGVDDFDVQGTGRYVRVNGTARGTGWGYSLYEFGVYN from the coding sequence ATGAGCCCCACTCCTTCCCGCACGCGCCGTATCGCGGCGCCCCTCACCGCAGGGCTGCTGGCCGCAGGCGCCCTCTCCCTGCCCGCGCAGCAGGCGCACGCCGCCGGCAGCGTCGTCAGGGTGACCGGCTCCCAGGGCAACTGGCAGCTCACCGTGGACGGCAGCCCGTACCAGGTCAAGGGCCTGACCTGGGGTCCGGCCGTGGCCGACGCCGGCCGGTACATGCCCGACGTCAGATCCATGGGCGTCAACACCGTCCGCACCTGGGGCACCGACGCCTCCAGCAAGGCCCTGTTCGACTCCGCGGCGGCGAACGGCATCAAGGTCGTCGCCGGGTTCTGGCTGCAGCCCGGCGGCGGCCCGGGCAGCGGCGGCTGTGTCAACTACCTGACGGACACGGCGTACAAGAACCAGATGCTCGACGAGTTCCCCAAGTGGGTCCAGGAGTACAAGGACCACCCCGGTGTGCTGATGTGGAACGTCGGCAACGAGTCGGTGCTCGGCCTGCAGAACTGCTACAGCGGTGACGAGCTGGAGCGGCAGCGCAACGCCTACACCACCTTCGTCAACGACATCACCAGGAAGATCCACGGGATCGACCCGAACCACCCGGTCACCTCGACCGACGCGTGGGTCGGCGCCTGGCCCTACTACAAGCGCAACGCACCCGACCTCGACCTGTACGCCGTCAACGCCTACAACGCCGTGTGCGACATCAAATCGGCCTGGGAACAGGGTGGTTACACCAAGCCGTACATCGTCACCGAGAGCGGCCCGCCGGGCGAGTGGGAGGTGCCCGACGACGCCAACGGGGTCCCCCAGGAGCCCACCGACCAGGCCAAGGCGGCCGGATACACCAGGGCGTGGGGCTGTGTCACCGGACACCGGGGGGTCGCGCTCGGCGCCACGATGTTCCACTACGGCACCGAGTACGACTTCGGCGGGATCTGGTTCAACCTGCTGCCCGCAGGACAGAAACGGCTGTCGTACTACGCGGTGAAGCGTGCGTACGGCGCCGACACCTCGCGCGACAACACTCCCCCGGTCGTCTCCGCACTGTCCGTGGAGGGCGACGCGGGCAAGGTGCAGGCCGGGCGCGACCTGACCCTGGCGGTCGGCGCGAGCGACCCGGACGGGGACGCGATCTCGTACGAGGTCCTGGACAACAGCATGTACGTCGACCGGAGCGGGCAGCTCACCCCGCGGCCGCACACCGATCTCGGCGGGGGGCGCCTCAGGGTCACCGCGCCCGACCGGCCCGGTGTCTGGAAGATCTACGTCAAGGCCACGGACGGCAGGGGCAACGTCGGCGTCGAGACGCGCTCGATCCGTGTGGTGCCGCCCGTCGTCGACGGCACCAACCTCGCGCTGAACAAGCCGGCGACCGCCTCCTCGTACCAGACGGGCGGCGGTGACTGCCCCTGCACCGCAGCGGGCGCCGTGGACGGGAAGAACGACACGCGCTGGGCCAGTGACTGGAGCGATCCGCAGTGGCTACGGGTCGATCTGGGCACGCGGAGCACGTTCAGGCATGTGCAGCTGGTCTGGGAGACCTCGTACGCCAAGGCGTACACGATCCAGACGTCCGACGACGGTCAGAGCTGGCGGACCGTGCGCGAGGTGACCGACGGCAACGGCGGGGTCGACGACTTCGACGTCCAGGGCACCGGCCGCTATGTGCGCGTCAACGGCACCGCGCGCGGCACGGGTTGGGGCTACTCCCTCTACGAGTTCGGCGTCTACAACTGA
- a CDS encoding LacI family DNA-binding transcriptional regulator, with translation MSRQAPTLEDVAREAGVSRATVSRVVNGVRNVDPAIQESVRQAISRTGYAPNQAARSLVTRRTETVALVVSGAGDVSEEERNAFAARVVADPFFGRVVSGVVGQLRPRSMHPVLMFAETDEARQEVVTYLRQGSADGALVVSTHADDPLPALLAAAGLPAVLFARPARPVALSYVDLAHRDGGRLAAEHLLGRGCRRIVTVSGPLAVTASQERLAGFRDTMARHGHAYVPLVQGGFTVDSGVAAMTELLAEHPDVDGVFAANDLMAQGICQVLREHGRRVPHDVAVVGFDDSSVAVTCRPPLTTVRQPVEDMAAAMARLLAEHIGGVRTEPTSIIFDPELVVRESA, from the coding sequence ATGAGCAGACAGGCCCCGACCCTGGAGGATGTGGCGCGGGAGGCGGGCGTCTCCCGCGCCACCGTCTCCCGCGTCGTCAACGGTGTCCGCAACGTCGACCCCGCCATCCAGGAGTCGGTCCGCCAGGCCATCAGCAGAACGGGTTACGCGCCCAATCAGGCGGCCAGATCGCTGGTGACCCGGCGTACCGAGACCGTGGCGCTCGTGGTGTCCGGCGCCGGTGACGTCTCGGAGGAGGAACGGAACGCCTTCGCCGCGCGGGTGGTGGCGGATCCGTTCTTCGGCCGGGTGGTGAGCGGGGTCGTGGGCCAGTTGCGTCCGCGTTCGATGCATCCGGTGCTCATGTTCGCCGAGACCGACGAGGCACGGCAGGAGGTCGTGACGTATCTGCGGCAGGGCAGCGCGGACGGGGCCCTCGTGGTCTCGACGCACGCGGACGACCCGCTGCCCGCGCTGCTGGCCGCGGCGGGGCTGCCCGCCGTGCTGTTCGCCCGGCCCGCCCGGCCGGTCGCGCTCAGCTATGTCGACCTCGCCCACCGGGACGGCGGACGGCTGGCCGCCGAGCATCTGCTGGGCCGCGGCTGCCGACGGATCGTCACCGTGTCCGGACCGCTGGCCGTGACCGCGAGCCAGGAGCGCCTTGCCGGGTTCCGCGACACGATGGCCCGCCATGGTCACGCGTACGTCCCGCTCGTCCAGGGCGGTTTCACCGTCGACAGCGGTGTGGCGGCGATGACGGAGCTGCTCGCCGAACACCCGGACGTGGACGGGGTGTTCGCGGCCAACGACCTGATGGCCCAGGGCATCTGCCAGGTGCTGCGGGAGCACGGGCGGCGGGTGCCGCACGATGTCGCGGTCGTCGGGTTCGACGATTCGAGCGTGGCGGTCACCTGCCGGCCACCGCTGACCACCGTCCGCCAGCCGGTCGAGGACATGGCGGCGGCGATGGCCCGCCTGCTCGCCGAACACATCGGGGGTGTACGCACCGAGCCGACGTCGATCATCTTCGATCCCGAGCTGGTGGTCCGGGAATCGGCGTAG
- a CDS encoding glycoside hydrolase family 16 protein, whose protein sequence is MGSHAAPHHLRPPFLLVSVAAALAAALLWLPRADGAPARTDACGSTAVRLPRGDCGPFWQVLAEDFNGDRVPLGSFSDCDHRVDTSGAHCGGLRGTFRDNWWAYPTGWPDTAGSRGREVVGVYHPEDTVSVGPAANGDGRMFVRMWRPADGGPVHSAAVVPRAVMDMAYGKYSARIKVTKAAPGYKSAWLHYGGGCEMDHPEGEWTGPLSSFHHPCGGGEQGYFPGSDDWTDWHTVSTEWTPGHVRFFVDGRETGHDTRGVPDSPLSWVMQNESALEGPGAAPGSSAQIDITWVAAYAYGWK, encoded by the coding sequence ATGGGTTCACACGCGGCCCCGCACCACCTGAGGCCCCCCTTCCTGCTGGTGTCCGTGGCGGCCGCGCTCGCGGCCGCGCTCCTGTGGCTCCCCCGTGCCGACGGTGCGCCCGCGAGGACCGACGCCTGCGGTTCCACGGCCGTGCGGCTGCCCCGCGGTGACTGCGGTCCCTTCTGGCAGGTCCTCGCCGAGGACTTCAACGGCGACCGTGTACCGCTCGGTTCGTTCAGCGACTGCGATCACCGCGTCGACACCTCCGGCGCCCACTGCGGAGGGCTGCGCGGCACGTTCCGCGACAACTGGTGGGCCTATCCCACCGGTTGGCCCGACACGGCCGGAAGCCGGGGCCGGGAGGTGGTGGGCGTGTACCACCCGGAGGACACCGTGAGCGTGGGTCCCGCGGCGAACGGCGACGGGCGGATGTTCGTCCGGATGTGGCGTCCGGCCGACGGCGGTCCCGTGCACTCCGCGGCGGTGGTGCCGCGCGCGGTGATGGACATGGCCTACGGCAAGTACTCGGCACGCATCAAGGTGACGAAGGCGGCGCCCGGCTACAAGTCCGCCTGGCTGCACTACGGCGGCGGCTGCGAGATGGACCACCCCGAGGGCGAGTGGACCGGCCCGCTCTCGTCCTTCCACCATCCCTGCGGGGGCGGCGAACAGGGCTATTTCCCGGGCAGCGACGACTGGACCGACTGGCACACGGTGTCCACGGAATGGACGCCCGGCCATGTGCGGTTCTTCGTCGACGGCCGCGAGACGGGCCACGACACCAGGGGCGTGCCGGACAGCCCGCTGTCCTGGGTGATGCAGAACGAGAGCGCCCTGGAGGGGCCGGGGGCGGCGCCCGGCAGCAGCGCGCAGATCGACATCACGTGGGTGGCGGCGTACGCGTACGGGTGGAAGTGA
- a CDS encoding beta propeller repeat protein translates to MPYRFLVAALAVAMTVVAGMASAAADERSWHHVPVPAQVRPQAALNEAVAFGPDSAWAVGADAVGREAPGFPLVLSWDGTAWQRQNLPGIRWQGELLSIAATSPTAVWAVGRDSAGGARLLRYEGKAWNESSPPSGVVPTKAVAGGGETWLIGSRGGAQALLRWDGSDWQDVPAPPGSVYGLHILAADDVWAAGANVSGAAVSHWDGQEWQQTVVDGFPRSAVGSVLAVSPTEVWAGGTAGFVGGPPGRPIPPLLVRFDGQTWNKVSVPTDFGSIDSLAATASGTLGWVSVARSQKWGPVGSSPPLVPGPDFLAWNGQSFTEYGEPAVTGEGESWTLRLATVPGTETETVWSVGRADGPEGTFAPRILRFD, encoded by the coding sequence GTGCCATACAGGTTTCTCGTCGCCGCCCTCGCCGTAGCCATGACCGTCGTGGCCGGCATGGCGTCCGCCGCGGCGGATGAGCGGTCGTGGCACCACGTTCCGGTCCCGGCACAGGTCCGCCCGCAGGCCGCGCTGAACGAGGCCGTGGCGTTCGGGCCGGACAGCGCGTGGGCGGTGGGTGCCGACGCCGTCGGCCGTGAGGCGCCGGGTTTCCCGCTGGTACTGAGCTGGGACGGAACCGCCTGGCAGCGCCAGAACCTGCCCGGGATCCGCTGGCAGGGGGAACTGCTGTCCATCGCCGCGACCTCACCGACCGCGGTATGGGCGGTCGGCCGCGACTCGGCGGGCGGCGCCCGTCTGCTCCGGTACGAGGGCAAGGCCTGGAACGAGAGCAGCCCGCCGAGCGGGGTCGTGCCGACCAAGGCCGTCGCCGGTGGCGGCGAGACCTGGCTGATCGGTTCGCGGGGCGGCGCGCAGGCCCTGCTGCGCTGGGACGGGAGCGACTGGCAGGACGTACCGGCGCCGCCCGGATCCGTCTACGGCCTGCACATCCTGGCGGCGGACGACGTCTGGGCCGCGGGCGCGAACGTCTCGGGTGCGGCCGTGTCGCACTGGGACGGGCAGGAGTGGCAGCAGACGGTCGTGGACGGCTTCCCCCGGTCGGCTGTCGGAAGTGTGCTCGCGGTCTCGCCGACCGAGGTGTGGGCGGGCGGCACCGCCGGATTCGTCGGCGGTCCGCCGGGACGGCCGATTCCGCCCCTGCTCGTCCGCTTCGACGGACAGACGTGGAACAAGGTGTCCGTGCCCACCGACTTCGGCTCCATCGACTCCCTGGCGGCCACCGCGTCCGGCACGCTGGGCTGGGTCTCGGTGGCCCGCTCGCAGAAGTGGGGACCGGTGGGCAGCAGCCCGCCGCTCGTCCCCGGGCCGGACTTCCTCGCCTGGAACGGCCAGTCGTTCACCGAGTACGGCGAACCGGCGGTGACCGGAGAGGGCGAATCCTGGACGCTCCGGCTGGCGACCGTGCCGGGCACGGAGACGGAGACGGTGTGGTCGGTCGGCCGCGCGGACGGCCCCGAGGGCACCTTCGCCCCGCGCATCCTGCGGTTCGACTGA
- a CDS encoding peptidylprolyl isomerase → MSTNVFFDITIDGDAAGRIVFKLYDDVVPRTAQNFRELATGQHGYGYEGSGFHRVIPDFMLQGGDFTRGDGTGGKSIYGAKFDDENFKLKHDRPFLLSMANAGPNSNGSQFFVTTVVTSWLDGKHVVFGEVVEGQDLVQKIESLGSRSGATRAKIVIASSGIVEK, encoded by the coding sequence ATGTCTACCAACGTCTTCTTCGACATCACCATTGACGGCGACGCCGCCGGCCGCATCGTCTTCAAGCTGTACGACGACGTCGTCCCCAGGACGGCGCAGAACTTCCGTGAGCTGGCCACCGGCCAGCACGGTTACGGATACGAGGGCTCGGGCTTCCACCGTGTCATCCCGGACTTCATGCTCCAGGGTGGTGACTTCACCCGCGGCGACGGCACGGGCGGCAAGAGCATCTACGGCGCCAAGTTCGACGACGAGAACTTCAAGCTCAAGCACGACAGGCCGTTCCTGCTGTCCATGGCGAACGCCGGCCCGAACAGCAACGGCTCGCAGTTCTTCGTCACCACCGTGGTCACCTCGTGGCTGGACGGCAAGCACGTGGTCTTCGGTGAAGTGGTCGAGGGCCAGGACCTGGTGCAGAAGATCGAGTCCCTGGGTTCGCGCTCCGGTGCCACCCGCGCGAAGATCGTGATCGCTTCCTCGGGCATCGTGGAGAAGTAG
- a CDS encoding dihydrofolate reductase family protein — MSKVRVHNVTVSLDGFVAGPNQRLDAPFGDGVGWGDELHSWFVAATEEVAAGKSGIDADYLARSERNVGATIMGRNMFGPQRGPWADESWKGWWGDNPPYHHDVFVHTHHPRPALEMAGGTTFRFTDDPLETVLQRAFDAAGGRDVRIGGGAAVIQQYLRARLIDELHLVIAPMLIGRGERLLDNLGDGIDGYRVSELVASPAVTHAVLVRR; from the coding sequence GTGTCCAAGGTCCGCGTGCACAATGTGACGGTCTCCCTCGACGGCTTCGTGGCCGGTCCGAACCAGCGCCTGGACGCGCCGTTCGGCGACGGCGTCGGTTGGGGCGACGAACTGCACAGCTGGTTCGTCGCCGCGACGGAGGAGGTCGCCGCCGGGAAGAGCGGGATCGACGCCGACTACCTCGCCCGCAGCGAGCGGAACGTCGGGGCTACGATCATGGGGCGGAACATGTTCGGGCCGCAGCGCGGGCCCTGGGCGGACGAGTCCTGGAAGGGCTGGTGGGGCGACAACCCGCCCTACCACCACGACGTCTTCGTGCACACCCACCATCCGCGCCCGGCGCTGGAGATGGCCGGCGGAACGACCTTCCGTTTCACGGACGACCCGCTGGAGACGGTGCTCCAGCGCGCCTTCGACGCCGCGGGCGGCAGGGACGTCCGGATCGGCGGCGGTGCGGCGGTCATCCAGCAGTACCTGCGCGCCCGGCTGATCGACGAGCTCCACCTGGTGATCGCGCCGATGCTCATCGGGCGCGGGGAGCGGCTGCTCGACAATCTGGGCGACGGGATCGACGGCTACCGCGTGTCCGAACTGGTCGCCTCGCCGGCGGTCACACACGCGGTACTGGTCCGCCGCTGA